The genomic stretch TGAGAGTGAGAAAAGGCTTGACTATGACTATTGAACTGTAAACAGCTAAATGTAGTTATTAGCTAAATGGGAAGAAGTGAGAGAAAGGCATtttcaggcagaagaaactgTAAGTTTAATGTTACAGAACACCTTGGTGGGTTCTTGGAACTACAAGTGGTTCAAAATGGCTGTAATATGAATTGCACTTAAGGGTAATGGTGGGTAGATGAGGCTGGGGAGGTATGGCAGAAGGCAGATAGTGAAAGTCTTGGTATATTAAACTGTGATTCAACCAGTTTTAGGAGTACAGTTGATTCTCATTGTTTGTCATAGTTATGTTCTAGAATGTCACCGCAAACACTGAATCGGTGAATACTAAACCATTGTTCCTAGGTTCCTGCCAGCTGCTGGTCATAATGTTTCATCAATGGAacaatacataaccttgttttatgtgtgtttctgtttaaagacaccttaaaATATACTGTTGATTTATCAATATTAAACTCATGGTAATAGCACTCTAACTCATGCCTGAATAAAGCTCAtctaatgcatatattttatccATAAGGCACATCACAACCTTCTTGCACTTAGGAACATTAGCACTTTAAGGCTGTTTTAAACAGCAAAGTCACCAAAAAagagcacaaaaaaaaaaaaaaaaaagaacacttagcATGAAATAACAAAGACTCTTGTTTGGAGTTATGAGAGTGAAACACAAAGGCAAAACATCACCTTGTTCAAACTCAGCTGTGAACGTGTGTGTTGaacaactcatttttttttcttttttttgagacagagtctcactcttgttgcccagactaaatggcgcgatgtcggctcactgcaacctccacctcccaggctcaagtgattctcctgcctcagcctcccgagtagctgggattacaggcgtgcaccaccacgcccagctaattttgtatttttagtagagacggggtttcaccatgttggtcaggctggtctcgaattcccgacctcaggtgatccgccctccttggcctcccaaagtgctggaattacaggcatgagccaccgtgcccagactcaattttttttttttttttttttttttaccacattcTGCATGTCTGCAAATGACCATGCAAGTGCCATGGGTATTGATTTTAGCGTTGTAAATAAACTATAGCTAGTAGGCAAATTTGCACATAAGGAATCCATGAATAATGAGGATCTACTATATTGCCAATATAGTGGCTTGGGAACTGCCCAAGTGGCTTGGGAAGAGGCAGCTAGACAAACGACTGTATCATCCGGCTCTGAGGCTTTCTTGACCACACTTTATGTGACTAGAATACATTATCacagaaaatgacaaaatgaagTAAATATAGATACATCAATCATTTATTATCTGGTTCTGATATAATTGCCTAAGAACGTTTTCATCTTGCCTTAGATAGAAGCAAAGTACAAAGGTGGATAATGACTTTAATTTCAGATGTGCCATGGTTATTGTCTGAGTTACCTGATCTACAGAATCGTTCCAGTTCTTCAATAAACTCGATTTGATTTGCCCTGCTGCTTATAAAGTGTTTACTAATTTGAACAATAAGGATTCATGTAACTGGAACCAAATTAATAGTtctgcattaatttaaaaaaggaaaaatgtacatgatccttttttgcttcattttgcaTTTAATAGTTTCATTTAATTACGTTTTATACAGATAATGAGCGTGGATCCTTCCCCAATATTATCTCAGCATTTAAAGTGTTTTCATCTTGTTCTTAAGGTGAAATGTATAGAAGATATAATACACAGATCtctggaaaaaagagaaagagatgcatTTGGAGAATGTCCCTGTGGAACTCTGAGGCTGGGTCTATATGGGACAAAtgaattcagcattttttttcctactctttgcagagcagggctaccccgtaggcagtgtgcccagagtagccgAATTCAGCTGTTTGATCCCAAATCTCATTCCTCTTCCAATTATGATTTTACGGACTGTAGATGTTACTAAAGAAGATTTAGAGGGGAACCTCATCTGTCAACTGAAAATGTTCCCCAACATTGAATAACTTTTGAAAACAAAGTGGTACTTATGGGTGATATAAAAGcataaaacatatgtatattaATATCATCTTTTAATTATCATTTACTATCAAAATATTTGCTTGTTACTATAAATGCACAGTCTGTTTTTATGACTCTTCCAGTTGAATGCCTTGACAAATTAGGAAGAGAAGAACAAGAATTTAAATGACTAAACAACTTTTATTGGTGAAGGGGAAATCCACCACTTCCTATTGGTATTCCTTTTATTGAGGAAAggaatttcataaatattatattaggGTGGGAAAGCAAAATCAAAAGCCAGGTAACACTTACTGGGAAATTTTAGGTTTGTCTCGGAAGCCAATCCCTATCATTTTGACACAAAAGAGGATTTTCTTTTATCTGAGCATCTTGGCAATGACACTGAGGAAATTCCctacatttttgctttggttctcTGAAGTTGACGTATAATGATTCAAAGTATCCCTTTCACTACTTTGAAAGTGATAATCCAACAGTTGATAATGCTAAAAAGTTTTCCACTTTCATGACTCAGTGTCTAAAAATACAACCTTTTGAagttctaagattttttttttttcttctgagaataCAGATTGCAGTTCAATACAAGTAAGTATTAGCTAAatgggaagaaaagggagaaaggcaTTTCCAGGCAGAATAAACTGTAGGTTCAATgtcacagaaaaatgaaacaccTTGTTGGGTTCTTGGAACTACAAGTGGTTCAAAATGGCTGCAGCATGAATTTCATTTAAAGGGCAATGTTGGTAGATGGAgttccaagaccctcagtggTTGCCTGCAACTCCCGATGCTACCGAATCCTAGATATACTATGTTTTCCCTTATATATactacctatgataaagtttaatttgtaaattagagacagtaagagattaacaataactaataataaaatagagcacATAACAATATAccgtaataaaagttatgtgaatgcgATCTCTCTCTCGGCTACTAAGTCACTAACAGGCACGTAGTGTCTACAGCATGGATCCACTGGACCAAGGGATGATTCATATCCCAAGTCGGATGGcacaagatttcatcacactCTTGGAATGGCgagcaatttaaaacttatgaattatttatttcaagaatttttcatttaatatttttgaatcatGGTTGACTGCAGGTAGCTGAAACCAAGGAAAGTGAAATCATGGGAAAGAAGGCTACTGTCATGTTCTCATCATAGCATGACTTGCTTCTTCTGGTTCAAGGAAGTGACATATAACAAAGTTTTGAGGAAGACTTATACTATGGACATTATTGGTTGTGTAGAATGTGTAATAGAACAGATTAAAAACCCATACCCAAATAAGGAGCATACCTGGGATATTGTTCTGCAGATTGCATATTTTTCCTGTAAAAACCTTTGGTTTATATTCATTCATGTTAAAACTTTGATTACAGATAATTTCCAAATCTGTCATTTACATATATGCCTTCAAATACTGCTCTgacctcttcttccttctcccagcaaatgaattatttataattcttttcataAAGGGATAATCAGCTAAAGAGCTTTCTTAAAGGTggcaaaactaaaaagcaaattaGTTTTATGATTTCAAAGAATTAGCTGACTATCCACTTATTATAATGTTTTCAGACTACTTTAGAACTCTCAGAGGAGGAATGATGGTCCAGTGTGGGGCTGTGAGGTTTCCTTTATGGACAGAGTAAGCCATTTAATCTTGACAGGCTCAATTGTTTTTGATTTCCTGCCATGGATATCCATCACAGAAATAGCAGTTGTGATTAATAGCATTTTGATCACTAACCAAAATCATTTGTTATAATGTATACctggaaaatattccaaaatggaGAATAATATTCAAGTGCAAAAAACTGTAACAACTGAAAAATCAATATCCGTTGAGGAGAGAGGGTTAAAAAGGTACTTTCAGAGAGAAATTAATTTCtagattttcattaattttaaggAGAAAGTGGAAGAATAAACCTTAAAGAGAATTTATGGGTAATCTTTTTTCCCAATTTAAGATGAAAATTATACCTGGAATTTACTTATCAATGTATATGTTCAAAACATGTAGAAGATTCTCTTAAATAGATCATTGTAAATGTTTTGTTAGTTAAAAATTTACCCTCCCCTCATCTATTTTCTAACATCAAGCTAAAAATTCTAGAATGGTGGTGGCAGCAACGCAGAGACAACATTATcgttttaggaaaaaaagtggTATCCAAAACCAGATTCTGTTTCAATAATTACAGGGAGTTACGTTTCCTCCCATTATATCCATAACCCATGAGATAAAGCAGAACTAGGGAGAGGTGATGTGCTAACAGATTAGATTTTGGGAGTATTCTTGTAAAGATTATCAGCCTAGAAAAATTTGCCAGATGAGTCTATGTggaaaagctaaacaaaattgaaatatcaATATATAGGGCCTTCATTactctttaattcatttaattatgcatttatttattcaataaacaaagATTTACTGAGTTTCAATAACCAAAAAGGCACTAGGTTAGGCAAATAAGACATGACCCCTGCCTTTATAGAGTGCATTTGTTGAGGGTAAACTGTGGCCAGGCGCTTCACATACCTTACATCACTCTATGAGGaggatattaaaaaaattatttctctttttatatatgaGGAAGCTGAGCATCCCAGGAGTTAAAccacttgctcaaggtcaaacAAATAGTATGTGGCAGAGTTAGGCTTCCAAACCCATCTTGTTGTCTCCAAAATCTACTATACTATGGTGCCTGTAATctagcaggaaagagagaaacatACACAATTACCTACAATACACATCAGAGACTGTACAAATACTATGAGAAAGGATATGTGGCTTGCCGTGGGAGCACAGAGAAGAGATCTATTCATTCTGCTAGTCTCTGGGTAACCCCTGAGAAGGCTTCACGGAAGCTGGCATTTGAGTTAGGCCTTGAAGGTAAATggggaagagcatttcaggcagacACATGAAAGTGCACTGCAGAATGAAGAACCAGCTTATAGTTCCAGAGCTGGAAACAGTGCTTCTCACATTTGTATTCATACCAcagttttgaattttagaatatttggcAGCATACGTGAACAATGCCATAGTCAGCAATCATTATGATACAATGAATCTATTATGGGATTAATTTCATGGACTTTGGAGTAAGGATTGCAGGCTTGGAATCTGCTCTGCTGCTTACCAGTTGTGGGGACTTTGGAAAATCATTTTAAGCCTTGTTTGGCCAAATGGTGATAATTATAATGGGCTATTTTAAGGAGTATATGAGTTGATGTATGTCAATTGCTTAGTTTAGTGTATAGTACCTAATAGACATTCAATAATTGGTTGTTATGAACACTAAATTATGTTATCTCACTATATCTATAAGACAATTCAGTTATTTCAGGATTCTTTTGGTTGCCCTTTTGTATTTTGGCATTGTTCAAATTGAATTGTACTAGATAGTGCTGACTAAGTTTCCCCATATACTAAGAAGGCACAGTTTAGtaacttctctttctttcccactGCCTTACTGTTCTGTTAGGCCTCTTGTCTTCTACTGTCAACAAATGGAATCATCTTCTATATTGCAGTGCAGGACCACTAGGCTTAATGAACAACTTGGCAGATACTATGCATGTttaggtataataataatatacttttCCTGTTCATCACTTTGCAAGCATATATTTGAAGGTGTAAATAGTGTTCCTTGGCCTGCATGGTTGAGATCCAACTATACAGAGTTGGGGTGAGAGCATAGGAGAAAGTGGGGAGAGTGATAGGAGAAGACAGGTTAGGGttggattggaaaggaattcGAACATGCTAAGGAGTTTGTCCTTGATCTTGTAAAGGAAATGGGCagtcatggggaaaaaaaaaagcaggagggCTAGTATAATCATATTTGGATTTTAGGAAGACAACTAATACATTGTGAGGGATTGCTTTGCATATTCTTTGTCTAACAAACTATAAATCCTTTAAAACCCAGCACCTTTGGGAAGCTTTCTTGATTTGTTACACTTGATTTTGATGTCTCTCAATGTGTTCTCATAGTATTATGTGCATACATCTATCATgatgttataatatataataattattgacTTTAATTGGCTGTCTCCTCCACTGGATTGTAAACTCCTTGAGATAAGGGACCACATCTTATCTTTGGATCCCCAGCAGCTAGTATAGTACTTgcaggttctcaataaatatctgtggaaTTTAGCAATTAAGACGAGTTCATAGAAGGAGCCAAGACAAGGAAACCAGTTCCAAGATTATTAGCCTAACAGTCTATCAGCATAACCTCCACTGGTAATTCACATCATATTGTCTTATTGTTTGACAAAAGCTGATAGAAATTTATAATAGTTTGTCTTTAACCTTTTACTTCTAATCCtttcctaaaatgaaataaaatgaaaattaaattccaAAAGCACTGAAGTTGACTTTTAATGACTTTTAATTCACTGAAAATTAGGCTTTTCCCCTCCCTATAAAGTCTGGATATAAATATACAGTACATAATATTctaaagagagaataaaatgctGACTATTTCTAATTACCTAATTTGTTTGAGGGAATCACCAGTAGTCCACAAAGTGAATTAATGTGATAAACAAACTCAAATGCATTGTTTTGTAATTTATGTAGAATTCCCGATAAGTCTTTCAGAGTTTGCCAATATGTCCAATGATTAAAGATATTCAGCCAAAATGAAtcctctatttttgcttttacagTATAGGAACAGTTACAGGAGTATAATTTATCCATTAATCAAACTAAGTGTTTCTATAAATCACTGTATTAATTGCTGAGTTAAAGGCCATGCCTGTATCATGAAAAGCAAACAAAGGATGTTGCCAAAAAGAGAACTGCTCAGCTGATTTGACTACACCAATGTGTTTAATTCCAGCCTTCAGTCAAAACAGGTCTAGATGACAGACTCATTCCTCTGATCGTTTAATTTTGACCTATTATGACAATcaattctatttgatttttcctgttcttatgatttttttttaagacagtgtctcactctgctgcccaggctgaagtgcagtggtgagatcatagctcactgtagccttgaatttCTGGACTCAgaggatccttctgcctcagcctcccaagtagctcggactacaggtatgcaccagcaGGCCTggcaaacaaaatttttttttttttttttttttgtagagatagaggtCTTACtacgtagcccaggctggtcttgaattcctggcctcaagggatcctcttgtctgggtctcccaaagcactgggattgtagGTATGtactactgcacctggcctcttatGCTGTTTCTGTTCTTAGAGCACTGTATATGGTTGGGGACCTTACTGGATGGAAAGTGTGTGCCTCTAcctctttctatttctctctggTTCTGTTGTTCCTATACATTCTTGGGCTTTTGCTGAGATTGATAATAGCCAATGTTGAaaagaatttcttaattttcaattaaaattctCATAAAGGTTTCCTTAATTTGCTCAAGCTGATGCACTAGAAGTAGcagattttttaatatacatgtgtttaaaaaatcaagattatttagaaatttaatgATGATCAGATGACCTTCTGAAATATTGGCCTACCTTTTGGAGATACTTTACTTTCTCCTCAGATTCCTGTATCTTTAGGGCTTCGGCAAAGATGTCTCTATTTTCTAGAGGGAATAAAGTCAGATTcaatctgaaataattttattatgattttatactaaaattgatataaaattgGACATGGGTTGAAAGGGAATACATAGAGTAGGAAGGTAAACAAAAATACATGTGGTGTATTGGAACTTTATAAACCAGATTTGCAAACAGTTGGAGACTGAGTTAATTAGCTATGGCTGCAGGGAACCTCTAATATCTTTAGAGGATGAGTAAGCTTGAGTCCAGAGACAAGAAAAAGTCTCAAAAGAGAACATATCTGCAGGATCAGAGATTCCAATTTCCACATTTCCTGTTCAAACTGTTAAAGGAATTTAGGCATTGTCCTCTGGATAAACAGGGTGGTCCCTGAGCAGGGACTTAGATGTGCAATTAAGAAAGTTATACCACAGTGTAAGTAGTACCCTTGTACTTATTGTCTATTTCCTGATGAACCTAGGAGTCAGAATGTTGAAAGGCATAAAACTTGGTACTTACTGTTACTCGCAAGGTGAAAAGACTGCGAGGAGTGActgttttctaaaaaatacaaaagggaaGTAAAGAAATCATTGGAAAATCCACAACCTTAAAGGCGTTTGAATTTTTTATACTATAACAATTGCATAACAGTTTCCACATCCTAGGCCTCACTAAGGGCTCACAGGTCCAGGAAGTTCATTGGTAATGTTGACTCCACCTTCATCTTTCTCCAGGGCTGTTCGTGTTTGAATTCAACTGTGTAAACTATCCTTTCAGCCAACACATAGCATTTCCTCAGATTATTCTATACTGTTTACCAAATAGACGCCATAATTTAAGAGAAACTTACGTGTTTTTAGATGTAACAGATATACCAGTGATCCTTTTCGGGTGGAAGGGTTGCTGGAAGGGTTCAGGAACTATTTATACCTGCATTTCTATGTACTTATAACTATTTGTATATACCATTGCAGTTTCTCCTGGAAGGGGCTCTGATACCTGCAGGCCGGTTACGGTGGAGGCAGATATGACTGACAGGAGGCCGCTACTCTACTCACCAGACCCTCTGCTCCTCCCGGGCCGCGCCACCGGCAGACGCTGACTGCTGTCTCTGCGCAGCACCAGCTGAGATTCGCTAGGGGGATACATCGACGCCGAGATCCAGAACTGCTTAGCCAAGTTGACATCTTGTTCCGAGGAGCCGGCAAATACCAGTAATCCCGGGGGGCAAACTTCCTGGGACTCCTTTCGGCCGCTAGGTTCTTCGCTGGGTACCGTTTCCATGGCAACTAAGGACGCTTCTCCAAAcgtcctctcccctccccccgccccgcccccgccccgcccctccgaGAACCGCCAAGTTGGTACCAGCCCCTGCCGGCAGCCCTCGGTTTCCTAGGTAGGTGTTGGGATCTGCCACGCGCGTGGGGGCCGTTGGAAGCCCACCCCTGCGGTGATCACGTTTTAGGACCAGTCCAAATCTTGGATATGGGAGAACCAAAACATCAGCTTTGGGTTATGTCCTGTCGGAGTCAGTGGGGGAGTACTTTAGCTTCTTATATCCTCAGTGGGCCTGCCacatcctctcccctcccctcagaAAGATagctaaataaactttaaattccTCAGCCCCATCGTCCTAATCCCCACTTCCAAACCAGATTGCCAGGGACAGCACCTGCTAGGTGGAAGTTCTGAGAACGTTGCGTTGGAGAATTCACGCCTGAAAGCCTAGCCCTTGGGAGCTAGAGGCCTGAACTGGGCGGATACGTGCCCATGTGTACAGtttctgtgattttaaaattctgaatccTTTAAATCTTAGGAAACAAGCTGGATTTAAAAGGTAACTGCATTTACTAATCACTCCCACTAAAAGTTGCATAGACTCCAACAGTTGTAAATGATTACTTAAAAGAAGGGATATATCTTAATGAGTGAACAGAGTCCCTTCATAGAAAAAAGAAGTATGAAAAATTTTGTTAATGTATTCTTATAAAAGTATTAACAAGTCTGTGTGTATGAGTAGCTTTCCCGGGAGATTTTTGTCATGGCAGGAACAACTTAACCACTTCATTGATAGAAAAGTTAAGATTACTGTGGCAGGAACTGAGATGGACATCATAAAGCCAATTTAGCAAAGGAAATGGACACATGGCAATAACCACAATTTATGTCTTTATGGCactttattctttcaaaatattactaacAATATAGTCTCAAGAAGTTAATAATCACATGTTCATATAATAACATACATGAATcagctaagaaaaaaatcatattcccCATTATATCTAAAATTTTGGTTAAGAGCCTGAaggaatattgaaaaaaaaaacaccccacatacatacacattacaTACATTGTAAACTTAGTAgctaaaatgttgattttttcttttggccGAGCAATTAATAGGCAATGGATGAAATCAGCATTTTCCAACACCCCTCTACTCCACACACATTGATGATGCACAGGCAGCTCATTTGGATGAATTCCCAAATCTTTTTACCTGGCCGTGTGGTTAGTGATTGGTACTATTCGCAATCAGCTAACTACACTGCCTAGTAACTAGACTCATAGAAAAAACTGCAGTCTCAAGTTGGTACCCCCACACGTTGTGACAGGCAATTCATTGGCTGAGTTGGAGCTCAACTGAGTTGCTAGCTTGGTGAATACTCTACTAGACAATGGCAAATAGGCACAGTGAATCATAGCATACAGTATTAACCGTTACATGGGTGAAGGGGCTTCACCTCCAGGGATTTTGCTTTGCTGGTATGAGACTTGTTTCATCTTCTGCGACTCCTGGAGAGAACTAACAGTTTAACTGTATCTGGAGAAACCGCGGGTTTCCTCGCACTTGCA from Nomascus leucogenys isolate Asia chromosome 15, Asia_NLE_v1, whole genome shotgun sequence encodes the following:
- the C15H11orf88 gene encoding UPF0722 protein C11orf88 homolog, with product METVPSEEPSGRKESQEVCPPGLLVFAGSSEQDVNLAKQFWISASMYPPSESQLVLRRDSSQRLPVARPGRSRGSENSHSSQSFHLASNKNRDIFAEALKIQESEEKVKYLQKAKTREEILQLLRKQREERITKELISLPYKPKAKEHKAKKVVSESDKEDQEEVKALD